A genomic window from Photobacterium gaetbulicola Gung47 includes:
- a CDS encoding putative DegT/DnrJ/EryC1/StrS aminotransferase (COG0399) codes for MIDYRFSSNDFPSWPVWDNSEESALANALQSGFWAGSRAENIKLFPERFSSYQNADYGIALANGTVTLESALIALGIGEGDEVIVPAITFVATASAVLRVNAVPVIVDVDEDTYCICPKKVDEAITPKTKAIIAVHVAGTMCDMDSLLQISRTRKLALIEDCAHAHGSRWKGRGAGSLGELGSFSFQHSKLMSSGEGGALISNHKELLNKAWDYANCGREGVKGTYHHPIVGTNARITEWQAAILNSQLERYPEQFEKRLQAASFLDKRLAGIKGVKPQKNAEGSEQRAYYCYIFELDLDLLGEEARQHMFEVLSQAKVPLSLAYPSLNDLDVFKNTAFEPTIRREIDASRFETPIAQKVSAQTIWLHHAALLADEEVLEKLVLLIEKAVSTLRGNS; via the coding sequence ATGATTGACTATCGATTTTCAAGCAATGACTTCCCGTCCTGGCCAGTATGGGATAACAGCGAAGAGTCGGCGTTAGCTAACGCGCTACAATCTGGATTTTGGGCCGGCAGTAGGGCTGAGAATATCAAGCTATTTCCCGAACGATTCTCTAGCTATCAGAATGCTGACTATGGTATCGCACTTGCTAACGGCACAGTAACTCTTGAATCAGCCCTAATTGCATTAGGTATTGGTGAAGGAGATGAAGTCATTGTTCCAGCAATCACTTTTGTTGCCACAGCATCAGCTGTTTTACGTGTTAACGCTGTTCCAGTAATTGTCGATGTCGACGAGGATACCTATTGTATTTGTCCGAAAAAAGTTGACGAGGCGATCACACCAAAAACCAAAGCGATTATTGCTGTACATGTCGCCGGAACTATGTGTGATATGGACAGTTTGTTGCAAATAAGCAGAACTAGGAAGTTAGCGCTTATTGAAGACTGTGCTCATGCTCATGGTAGTAGGTGGAAAGGGCGAGGTGCAGGCTCTCTAGGTGAGTTGGGGAGTTTTTCCTTTCAGCACTCTAAGCTCATGTCATCTGGAGAAGGAGGAGCACTGATTTCTAATCATAAGGAGCTTCTAAATAAAGCTTGGGATTATGCGAATTGTGGTCGTGAGGGAGTCAAAGGAACCTATCACCATCCTATTGTCGGTACCAATGCAAGGATAACTGAATGGCAAGCGGCCATACTAAACTCTCAATTAGAAAGGTACCCCGAGCAATTTGAAAAGCGCCTTCAGGCAGCTAGTTTTCTGGATAAGCGATTAGCAGGTATTAAAGGTGTAAAACCCCAGAAAAATGCCGAGGGTTCTGAACAAAGAGCATATTATTGCTATATCTTTGAGCTTGACCTTGATTTGTTGGGTGAAGAAGCTAGGCAGCATATGTTCGAAGTGTTGAGTCAAGCGAAGGTACCACTAAGTTTGGCATATCCTTCTCTCAATGACCTGGATGTATTTAAGAATACGGCATTTGAACCAACCATCAGGCGCGAGATAGACGCCAGCAGGTTCGAGACGCCGATAGCTCAAAAGGTGTCTGCTCAAACCATTTGGTTACACCACGCAGCACTATTAGCGGATGAAGAGGTTTTAGAAAAGCTGGTCTTGCTTATTGAAAAAGCAGTATCGACATTGAGAGGTAATTCGTGA
- a CDS encoding putative phosphoglycerate mutase (COG0406) codes for MLKTKLYFTRHGETEDNVIHRLSTSAPGPKLTELGRTQAKELSDNLTVYELDQIYSSPLVRAIETATILNEQRGLPVTSDERLSELSVGQLEGRNDPQVFEELDTVWHKWTVEKELSVLAGPEGESAREVISRGEKAVQEIVNKHPGKSILVVAHSGILQLLVPHMCKNIENDYGAKNWLRNCQLVETVYESGELTCTKWAGIEITEMAAALV; via the coding sequence ATGTTGAAAACTAAATTGTATTTTACTCGTCACGGAGAAACTGAAGACAATGTAATTCATAGGTTATCTACCTCAGCTCCAGGTCCAAAATTAACAGAGTTAGGCCGGACACAAGCGAAAGAGCTTTCAGATAACCTTACCGTTTATGAACTGGATCAGATTTACTCAAGCCCTTTGGTAAGAGCGATCGAAACAGCCACTATTTTAAATGAACAAAGAGGGCTACCTGTTACCTCTGATGAGCGGCTAAGTGAACTTTCAGTCGGTCAGCTGGAAGGACGCAATGATCCACAAGTTTTCGAAGAGCTTGACACTGTCTGGCACAAATGGACTGTTGAGAAGGAACTGAGCGTATTAGCCGGGCCTGAAGGAGAAAGCGCCCGAGAAGTTATATCCAGAGGTGAGAAAGCTGTTCAAGAGATTGTAAATAAGCACCCTGGTAAATCAATTCTTGTCGTTGCACACAGCGGAATATTACAGTTGTTGGTGCCGCATATGTGTAAGAATATTGAGAATGATTATGGTGCCAAAAACTGGTTGAGGAACTGCCAATTGGTCGAAACAGTCTATGAGTCAGGAGAGCTTACCTGCACAAAATGGGCTGGAATTGAAATAACCGAGATGGCAGCAGCTCTAGTCTAA
- a CDS encoding putative nucleoside-diphosphate-sugar epimerase (COG0451), giving the protein MKRILVTGGAGFIGSHVVDLLSKSDAKVYVMDDFSTGKVENIAHHSNDKVNVICCDIASDAARKAIKDIKPDGIIMLAAQPSVIVSIRDPLLDASSNIMGLVHLLESAREVGCKKVVFASSGGTIYGNVSDESLPVTEEHPLTACSFYGLTKLTALHYLNLYKQLFSIDFAALALGNVYGPRQSPFGEAGVIGIFSQKILSNETCTINGDGNITRDYIYVADVAQAFVSALHQGSGLINISSGVEKSVKEIYDAILDISQCQGSVVNGPELAGEVKRIALQNTKAKSELNWEPKVNFNDGVKSTVDWVRQEYLN; this is encoded by the coding sequence TTGAAGCGTATATTGGTTACCGGTGGTGCTGGGTTCATTGGATCTCATGTTGTCGATTTATTATCAAAGAGCGATGCCAAAGTCTATGTGATGGATGACTTTTCTACAGGTAAGGTTGAGAATATTGCTCATCATAGCAATGATAAAGTTAATGTGATCTGTTGTGATATCGCAAGTGACGCTGCTCGTAAAGCGATTAAAGATATCAAGCCTGACGGTATCATTATGCTTGCCGCTCAGCCAAGCGTCATCGTTTCAATAAGGGATCCGTTATTGGACGCAAGCTCAAACATAATGGGGCTTGTACACTTGTTGGAGTCTGCACGCGAAGTTGGTTGCAAAAAAGTAGTATTCGCTTCTAGTGGCGGTACGATATACGGAAACGTATCAGACGAATCTCTACCCGTTACTGAAGAGCACCCCTTAACCGCCTGCTCTTTCTATGGACTGACAAAACTAACCGCTCTGCACTATCTTAATTTGTATAAACAACTCTTTTCGATAGATTTTGCTGCTCTAGCATTAGGAAATGTATATGGTCCACGTCAATCTCCATTTGGTGAAGCCGGAGTAATAGGAATCTTTAGCCAAAAGATCCTGTCTAATGAGACCTGCACAATTAATGGCGACGGCAACATCACCCGGGATTACATATATGTAGCAGATGTAGCCCAAGCATTTGTGTCCGCTCTACATCAGGGAAGTGGACTGATCAATATCAGCTCTGGCGTCGAAAAGTCGGTTAAGGAAATCTATGATGCTATTTTGGACATATCGCAATGCCAAGGCAGTGTCGTAAATGGCCCTGAACTCGCAGGAGAGGTAAAGAGAATTGCACTACAAAACACAAAAGCAAAGTCAGAGCTGAACTGGGAGCCTAAAGTCAACTTTAATGATGGCGTCAAGTCAACCGTTGACTGGGTCAGGCAAGAGTATCTGAACTAA
- a CDS encoding hypothetical protein (COG0510), with translation MNDKKIDDVNNIGEVLEGGRSGKIVKMNKDVRRPASEWTETVHKVLRLIRGNGFKKVPEPKALDGSGFETVSFIEGEVSNYPLSENARSENALITAAKLLREFHDASRKVLSALDDECCWMLPARKPIEVLCHGDYAPYNVVLNENEAIGIIDFDTLHPGPVIWDVCYAIYRWAPIKNPNNPDSIGDINEQITRAKIFCDAYGLDYESRKMIPSMMVDRLTALVNFMLDQAGEGDEDFESNLSEGHHIAYLNDIEYIKQHEEQIISGIVGGSL, from the coding sequence ATGAACGATAAAAAGATAGATGATGTAAATAATATAGGTGAAGTGCTAGAGGGTGGGCGAAGTGGCAAAATTGTTAAGATGAATAAGGATGTTCGTCGACCTGCTTCTGAGTGGACCGAAACTGTTCATAAAGTATTAAGGCTTATTAGGGGCAATGGATTCAAAAAAGTTCCAGAGCCAAAGGCTCTTGATGGGTCTGGATTCGAAACGGTAAGTTTTATTGAAGGTGAGGTTTCAAATTATCCACTGTCAGAAAACGCTAGGTCAGAAAATGCCTTGATAACCGCTGCTAAATTGTTACGCGAATTCCACGATGCTTCTCGTAAGGTACTAAGTGCATTAGATGACGAGTGTTGCTGGATGTTGCCAGCTCGTAAGCCGATTGAGGTGCTCTGCCACGGAGATTACGCTCCTTATAATGTTGTGTTAAATGAAAATGAAGCGATTGGAATCATAGACTTCGATACCTTGCATCCAGGGCCTGTGATTTGGGATGTTTGTTATGCCATATATCGATGGGCGCCAATTAAAAATCCAAACAACCCAGATAGCATTGGCGATATTAATGAGCAGATTACACGTGCAAAAATCTTCTGTGACGCATATGGTTTAGATTATGAGTCCAGGAAGATGATCCCTTCGATGATGGTAGACAGGTTAACTGCACTTGTTAACTTTATGTTGGATCAGGCAGGAGAAGGTGATGAAGATTTTGAAAGTAATTTATCTGAAGGCCATCACATCGCTTATCTAAATGACATCGAATATATAAAACAGCATGAAGAGCAGATAATCAGCGGAATCGTCGGAGGTAGTTTATGA
- a CDS encoding hypothetical protein (COG2120) produces the protein MCGFNSAREAAQKRAVEDANACEIAGVNWKHLDFLDLPYSKEKSIADIEEVLEKLVPDFDVVIAPIGIGQHQDHIVIRDAIISVYKKSRSFELVFYADCPYASVNGWDSDDSSKELDYQWSYALSQVEKQGVRLLEPTRIEFSETQVLEKLVAAKTYESQLKGLLEYYPALLETDGCFSVEVTWKCESVE, from the coding sequence ATGTGCGGGTTTAATTCCGCACGGGAGGCTGCACAGAAAAGAGCTGTCGAAGACGCCAACGCTTGTGAAATAGCTGGAGTTAATTGGAAACACTTAGACTTTCTTGATTTACCATACTCGAAAGAGAAAAGTATAGCTGATATAGAAGAAGTTCTTGAAAAGCTCGTTCCAGACTTTGACGTTGTTATCGCGCCAATCGGAATAGGTCAGCATCAAGATCACATTGTGATTAGAGATGCAATTATTTCCGTTTATAAAAAAAGCCGTTCATTCGAACTTGTCTTTTACGCAGACTGTCCGTATGCCAGTGTAAACGGCTGGGATAGCGATGACAGTAGTAAAGAGCTTGACTATCAATGGTCCTACGCATTATCACAAGTCGAAAAGCAAGGTGTCAGGTTGTTAGAGCCAACAAGAATTGAGTTCTCTGAAACTCAGGTTCTCGAAAAACTGGTTGCGGCTAAAACTTACGAATCCCAACTAAAAGGGCTGCTTGAGTACTACCCAGCGCTATTAGAAACTGACGGGTGTTTTAGTGTAGAAGTTACTTGGAAGTGCGAATCAGTAGAGTAG
- a CDS encoding putative GmhA protein (COG0279), translating to MYDVNEIKHISNFLYIETVINHYFRDLKEAIDKLDVVELTDASSIVFDCLHKGNTLYVCGNGGSASSASHLAADLANETRSLTSSPNIVSLVDSLPRITAIGNDYGYDEIFSLQLNKANAGDVILMLSVSGNSENLINAAKVAKEKDVKVVSLLGRKGNLAEYSTSTVVFGMSDYGITEDLHSSFLHMVKRLVNEGKAHICKPSL from the coding sequence ATGTACGACGTAAATGAGATAAAACATATTTCAAATTTTTTATATATTGAAACTGTTATAAATCACTATTTCCGAGATCTCAAAGAAGCAATAGATAAACTTGATGTAGTCGAGCTTACTGACGCATCATCTATTGTTTTTGATTGCCTTCACAAAGGGAATACACTTTATGTCTGTGGAAACGGCGGCAGTGCAAGCTCAGCCTCCCATTTAGCAGCAGACCTCGCAAACGAAACCAGAAGTCTTACATCCTCACCAAATATCGTGTCATTAGTCGACAGCCTTCCTCGTATTACAGCTATAGGAAATGACTATGGCTATGACGAAATTTTTTCTCTTCAGCTTAATAAGGCTAATGCTGGAGATGTGATTTTAATGCTTAGTGTGAGTGGGAATTCCGAGAACCTTATAAATGCAGCCAAAGTAGCAAAAGAAAAAGACGTTAAGGTAGTGAGTCTGCTGGGCCGGAAAGGAAATCTTGCAGAATACTCTACAAGCACCGTTGTCTTTGGAATGTCTGACTATGGGATAACTGAAGACTTACACTCTTCTTTTTTACATATGGTGAAGAGGCTGGTTAACGAAGGTAAAGCCCATATCTGCAAACCAAGTTTATAA
- a CDS encoding hypothetical protein (COG0766), translating to MITIASPTEFPKHVSYHLPGSKHAFAHGIACAAIADEGRISNVPNIIDSHTLIDALRLIFNKVDHDLTTRRVAFSEPKHLDKIVLTQELVAKSRNLYCLLPALLNKTDLLIIEATPQGCQIGKRPTDWYIDTLVRFGVKVDYHETHIELRWEDKKSADIAFSYPTMTGTVIAIAAASLCLGKSTISNASVEPSCCEQLKVASKLGCLIEGELPEIVISQHSPNSVIDYEVPADRIAAVTVITAGLLAKTSVSVTSSDFVEVPEFIKFLNDLGFPSSQDKTCIKVDYSNRKSTACNLVLDCGSEPKFSSDWGPFAILLLATDSRGFSKLTDDVFPYRFQFLEHLPGQPLANVNVDISHKDGREITQANIFGRLMEKLPGGVSGLCPDIRGTAAIVLSAIISEKSVTITNDFQLCRGYENLIGDLESLNLLTVLEN from the coding sequence ATGATCACAATAGCTTCGCCAACTGAATTCCCTAAGCACGTTAGTTACCACCTTCCGGGCAGCAAACACGCTTTTGCACATGGAATAGCATGCGCGGCGATCGCTGATGAAGGCCGAATTAGTAATGTTCCAAACATCATCGACTCTCACACCCTTATTGATGCTCTTAGGTTAATATTCAATAAAGTAGATCATGACTTGACCACTCGTAGAGTTGCATTTTCAGAACCCAAGCATTTAGATAAGATCGTACTCACCCAAGAATTAGTAGCTAAGTCCAGAAATCTTTATTGCCTCCTACCAGCACTGCTCAATAAAACGGATTTACTCATTATAGAAGCCACACCTCAAGGATGTCAGATCGGTAAGCGACCTACAGATTGGTACATTGATACTTTAGTTAGGTTTGGCGTGAAAGTTGACTACCATGAGACCCACATAGAGTTACGATGGGAAGATAAAAAGTCAGCTGACATTGCGTTCAGCTACCCGACTATGACAGGTACTGTAATAGCAATTGCCGCAGCATCGCTATGTCTAGGTAAAAGTACAATTTCTAATGCATCAGTAGAGCCCTCTTGCTGTGAGCAGCTAAAAGTAGCATCAAAACTAGGTTGCTTGATTGAGGGAGAGTTACCTGAAATTGTAATAAGCCAACATTCACCTAATTCTGTTATAGATTATGAGGTACCAGCTGACCGTATCGCAGCCGTCACTGTCATTACTGCCGGCCTTTTGGCGAAAACAAGTGTGTCTGTCACCTCTAGTGATTTTGTGGAAGTGCCTGAGTTCATCAAGTTCCTGAATGATCTCGGTTTTCCCTCATCACAGGATAAAACATGTATTAAAGTCGACTACTCAAATAGAAAATCAACCGCCTGCAACCTTGTCTTAGATTGCGGCTCAGAGCCGAAATTCAGTAGCGACTGGGGACCATTTGCAATATTGCTTCTCGCTACTGATTCTCGCGGTTTTAGCAAGTTAACTGACGACGTTTTCCCGTACCGTTTTCAGTTTCTTGAACACCTCCCAGGCCAGCCATTGGCGAACGTTAATGTAGATATAAGCCACAAGGATGGGCGTGAGATAACGCAGGCAAACATCTTCGGTCGTTTAATGGAAAAGCTTCCTGGAGGCGTTAGTGGTTTATGCCCAGATATCCGGGGTACTGCAGCAATTGTATTGTCAGCAATAATTTCCGAAAAGTCAGTCACAATCACTAATGATTTTCAATTGTGTAGAGGCTACGAGAATTTAATTGGGGACTTAGAAAGTCTTAATCTACTAACCGTATTGGAGAATTAA
- a CDS encoding hypothetical protein (COG0367) codes for MCGISAVFDYSAQDESRNTMLHELLSKIEHRGRADTLYEWKSFKELGFSLGTHRLPIVEQSENRQPACGPKGSITLVMNAQIFNYLELKNELCNEGVGIECLPGGDAYILATAIEYWGIDSALKRLNWEGCFVAFDETTNSIYAARDHLGIKPLYYSNIEGKLTFSSEIKSLSHIDQLKQIDVVKPGTYLSWDLSHLGAPKEGVWWQLPTSTKGAYSIDSIEKILKEAVRIRVPDEPYAVLLSGGIDSSLVLKMALEVSENVTAYTLHDEESPDLPFARRLCSQLGVKLVEVKADDSSKLCGNLLDTITKVESWEWQVLNHAAPMDALFSAIRNDNYKVVLTGEGADELFCGYSSNLSSLDVDELQNERITRVKDLHKTNCRRVDRMAMSHSLECRVPFLDINVTNAALTLPVDSCIDLSTNKIPLREIASRILPEGFAKRPKLSFAKGVGYQYGATKKAKSVFGDISNLEITELPSNWAKLARYPIEECCISMFIELGYDKANYLLERSV; via the coding sequence ATGTGCGGAATTTCTGCAGTCTTTGATTATTCAGCTCAAGATGAAAGCCGTAATACGATGCTTCACGAGTTGTTGTCAAAAATAGAACATAGGGGACGAGCTGATACCCTTTACGAGTGGAAGTCATTCAAGGAATTGGGGTTTTCTTTAGGTACTCACCGGTTACCTATTGTAGAGCAGAGTGAAAACAGACAGCCGGCCTGCGGACCGAAAGGTTCCATTACTCTAGTCATGAACGCTCAAATATTTAACTATCTTGAGTTGAAGAACGAACTTTGTAATGAAGGGGTTGGTATTGAGTGTCTTCCGGGAGGAGACGCATATATTCTGGCAACGGCTATAGAATACTGGGGAATTGACTCAGCGTTAAAAAGGCTTAATTGGGAAGGGTGTTTCGTTGCTTTCGATGAAACCACCAATAGCATTTACGCTGCTCGTGATCATCTTGGAATCAAGCCCCTTTACTATTCAAACATCGAGGGCAAACTTACCTTCTCTTCAGAGATAAAAAGCTTATCCCATATAGATCAATTAAAGCAAATCGATGTTGTCAAACCCGGAACTTATCTGTCCTGGGATTTATCACACCTCGGCGCCCCCAAAGAGGGGGTGTGGTGGCAGTTACCTACATCAACTAAGGGGGCTTACAGTATCGACAGTATTGAGAAAATACTGAAGGAAGCAGTCCGAATAAGGGTGCCCGATGAGCCATATGCTGTACTTTTATCTGGTGGTATCGATAGTTCACTGGTTCTAAAAATGGCGTTAGAAGTAAGCGAAAATGTCACTGCTTATACGCTACATGATGAAGAATCTCCCGACTTACCTTTCGCCCGCAGGCTGTGCAGTCAACTTGGTGTGAAATTAGTGGAAGTGAAAGCCGACGATTCAAGTAAGCTATGCGGAAATCTACTAGATACGATCACTAAAGTTGAATCATGGGAATGGCAAGTTCTCAATCATGCAGCGCCAATGGATGCACTGTTCAGTGCGATAAGAAACGACAATTATAAAGTCGTCCTAACCGGAGAAGGTGCCGATGAGCTCTTCTGCGGTTATTCAAGTAACTTGTCTAGCCTTGATGTTGATGAACTACAAAACGAACGAATCACTCGCGTCAAGGATTTGCACAAGACAAACTGTAGGCGTGTCGATAGGATGGCGATGTCTCATAGCTTAGAATGCCGCGTCCCGTTTTTGGATATTAATGTCACTAATGCCGCTTTAACACTGCCTGTAGACAGCTGTATCGACCTGTCCACCAACAAAATCCCCCTGAGGGAAATCGCTTCAAGAATTTTACCCGAAGGGTTTGCAAAACGACCAAAACTCTCTTTTGCCAAAGGTGTCGGGTACCAATATGGTGCTACGAAAAAAGCTAAGAGCGTATTCGGTGATATTAGCAACCTTGAAATTACTGAACTTCCAAGTAATTGGGCAAAACTCGCCAGATATCCTATCGAAGAATGCTGTATCAGTATGTTTATTGAGCTCGGATATGATAAGGCAAATTACTTGTTGGAAAGGAGCGTTTAA
- a CDS encoding putative kinase, GHMP family (COG2605): MSESMTKGKSIAVARSPLRISLAGGGSDVVSYASRFGSDVVGLAINKYVTVTIHPNQFEGSIKAYWEKAEHAENLEALENSFGKFALMRSGHFGNTQVMVQADAPSGTGLGGSGAFLVSMIHAGRIANNQSVDKGELAEAASSVEIDDLKRMVGKQDHYMASLGGLQHLSFNTNLEADTSSLNMGKNCIDYFNNRLLLFYTGQRRNAGEILKDQASSVKVNNSSTIERIHKIRELVPDMLHAIRCDNPCDIGPILLAHWREKVGLGKKVGNSFIANCEELAMKNGADGFKLLGAGGGGFILISSKPGYQEQLRRVFSEAGLSELPFQYGNSGTMATSLPL, encoded by the coding sequence ATGAGTGAAAGCATGACAAAAGGCAAATCCATTGCAGTCGCGCGATCTCCATTGAGGATATCATTAGCGGGCGGCGGATCAGATGTAGTCAGCTATGCATCAAGGTTTGGCTCCGACGTAGTTGGGCTAGCAATTAATAAGTATGTCACGGTTACAATTCATCCAAATCAATTTGAAGGTTCAATCAAGGCCTACTGGGAGAAGGCGGAACACGCCGAAAACCTAGAAGCCCTAGAAAATTCGTTTGGTAAATTCGCACTGATGCGCAGCGGGCACTTCGGTAACACGCAAGTTATGGTGCAGGCAGATGCCCCAAGTGGTACGGGGTTAGGCGGATCCGGCGCTTTTCTAGTATCTATGATACATGCCGGAAGAATAGCTAATAACCAAAGTGTAGATAAAGGTGAATTGGCTGAAGCTGCTAGCTCGGTGGAAATCGATGATCTAAAGCGAATGGTGGGTAAGCAAGATCATTATATGGCATCGTTGGGCGGGCTTCAGCATTTGTCATTTAACACGAATCTCGAAGCAGATACGTCTTCTCTAAACATGGGTAAGAATTGTATCGATTACTTCAATAACAGGCTTCTATTGTTCTATACGGGGCAAAGACGAAACGCTGGTGAAATTCTAAAAGACCAAGCAAGTAGTGTTAAAGTAAATAACTCATCGACAATTGAAAGAATCCACAAAATAAGAGAATTAGTTCCTGACATGCTTCACGCTATTAGATGCGATAACCCTTGTGATATCGGACCTATACTATTGGCGCATTGGAGAGAGAAAGTCGGGTTAGGAAAAAAAGTAGGCAATTCTTTTATCGCCAACTGTGAAGAGTTGGCGATGAAGAATGGCGCCGATGGTTTTAAACTTCTTGGTGCCGGTGGTGGAGGATTTATTTTAATAAGTTCAAAGCCTGGTTATCAAGAGCAACTAAGACGCGTATTTTCCGAAGCCGGTCTTTCGGAACTACCCTTTCAATATGGAAATAGTGGCACAATGGCTACTAGCTTACCTTTATAA
- a CDS encoding hypothetical protein (COG0438) gives MNVLFLTPRFPPSPGGAETYAQDLTRYLPAEGWNPIVVTYAYPIESGLIDPNIHELGIELDSLDNIRKVAWRVLQFGLLDDISRIVDSYQSIDLVHVNSIETAIAGRVIADSLAVPLVATIHEHAPQIQSFGKGRCKLVFERLEVDRFIAPSRFYYERALENSVPKDRVAAISHGICSERLRQYRGPCMRQRFGLSNEEYVLLFVGRIYAPKGLHVLLDAIKGLNVDRDWKLVVAGPDGPDNYTNRVKSDLANHPVSERVCFTGELSGTETAALIESSDLMVIPSLAEGFGLVAVEAMHLGTPIIASEVGGLKEILSDGKTALLFQPEDVDELIVSIERLIKSADLAEGLARSARLEAVNKYSSQRMARETAELYSSLLD, from the coding sequence ATGAATGTATTATTTCTAACTCCCCGATTTCCCCCGAGCCCCGGAGGTGCGGAAACCTATGCCCAGGACTTAACTAGGTATCTACCGGCAGAGGGATGGAACCCTATAGTAGTCACATACGCTTATCCGATAGAATCTGGACTTATTGATCCAAATATTCATGAGTTGGGTATTGAACTGGACTCACTCGACAACATTAGGAAGGTGGCTTGGCGAGTCTTACAATTTGGTTTGTTGGACGATATCAGCCGTATTGTCGATTCTTATCAAAGTATTGATCTTGTTCACGTCAATAGCATAGAAACAGCTATTGCAGGGCGAGTTATTGCTGACTCATTGGCTGTTCCATTAGTAGCTACCATCCATGAACATGCACCGCAAATACAGTCCTTTGGTAAAGGACGATGCAAGTTAGTCTTTGAAAGACTTGAAGTTGATCGTTTTATAGCCCCTAGCCGGTTCTACTATGAGCGCGCATTAGAAAACTCGGTTCCCAAAGACCGCGTAGCCGCCATTTCTCATGGGATCTGTTCGGAAAGGCTGCGTCAGTATCGCGGTCCCTGTATGAGACAGAGATTTGGTCTTTCTAACGAGGAATACGTACTACTTTTTGTTGGTCGTATTTATGCTCCTAAAGGGTTGCATGTACTGCTCGATGCCATTAAAGGGCTCAATGTGGATCGGGACTGGAAGCTTGTCGTAGCAGGCCCTGATGGGCCTGATAACTACACCAACCGTGTTAAATCCGATTTAGCGAACCATCCGGTGTCAGAAAGAGTCTGCTTTACCGGAGAGCTATCTGGCACAGAGACCGCTGCTCTTATCGAATCTTCTGATTTAATGGTTATCCCCAGCTTAGCAGAAGGATTCGGTCTAGTTGCAGTAGAAGCTATGCATTTAGGCACGCCCATCATTGCATCAGAGGTCGGTGGATTAAAGGAAATTCTTTCTGATGGAAAAACAGCATTGTTGTTTCAACCCGAAGATGTTGATGAGTTGATTGTCAGTATTGAAAGGTTAATAAAAAGCGCTGATTTGGCAGAAGGTTTGGCCAGAAGTGCCAGGTTGGAAGCTGTCAATAAATATAGTTCTCAGCGGATGGCGAGAGAAACCGCTGAGCTTTATTCATCGCTTTTGGATTAA
- a CDS encoding putative histidinol-phosphate phosphatase family protein (COG0241), protein MIHIPGGKSGTTKNAAVFLDRDGVINENRDNYVLDEGDITIIDGSAKAIERMIEFGYQIIIVTNQQCVGKGIIKREKAKDINHEVIRRLGLLQPITATYFCPHLATDLCECRKPNPGMILTAAQQYEIDLCKSFFIGDADTDVKAARNAGVKPILVLTGRGKQSLSLIDRTQAEQLIIENDLAAAANFILEQ, encoded by the coding sequence ATGATACATATTCCTGGTGGTAAATCAGGCACCACCAAAAATGCGGCTGTATTTCTCGATCGGGATGGGGTTATCAATGAAAATAGAGATAACTATGTCCTTGATGAAGGAGATATTACCATCATTGATGGTAGTGCTAAAGCAATAGAACGCATGATCGAATTTGGATATCAAATCATCATTGTGACCAATCAGCAGTGCGTTGGTAAAGGCATAATTAAAAGAGAAAAAGCGAAAGACATAAACCATGAAGTCATTCGTCGACTCGGCCTTTTGCAACCGATCACTGCTACATATTTTTGTCCACACCTGGCAACCGACTTGTGCGAGTGTAGGAAGCCGAACCCAGGGATGATTCTGACTGCTGCGCAGCAATATGAAATAGATCTTTGCAAGTCCTTCTTTATTGGAGATGCCGATACTGATGTGAAAGCCGCTAGAAATGCTGGTGTTAAACCGATTCTTGTGTTGACGGGAAGAGGTAAACAGTCACTCTCATTAATTGACAGGACTCAAGCGGAGCAATTGATTATAGAGAACGATCTTGCCGCGGCTGCGAATTTCATATTAGAGCAGTGA